In Leishmania braziliensis MHOM/BR/75/M2904 complete genome, chromosome 31, one genomic interval encodes:
- a CDS encoding putative ADP-ribosylation factor — translation MGQWLASAFSSLMGKKEVRIIMVGLDAAGKTTIIYKLKLGEVVTTTPTIGFNVETVEYKNLKFTMWDVGGQQKLRSLWHYYYQGSNGVIFVVDSNDPERMSLAKEELDKILAEEELRNAVLLVFANKQDLPNALTTTQVTEKLGLQSVRNRRWYIQGCCATTAQGLYEGLDWLSSNISVTMQ, via the coding sequence ATGGGACAGTGGTTAGCCTCCGCCTTCAGCTCTCTTATGGGCAAGAAGGAAGTGCGCATTATCATGGTCGGTCTGGATGCGGCTGGCAAGACCACGATCATCTACAAGCTGAAGCTAGGCGAGGTtgtgacgacgacgccgaccATCGGGTTCAACGTTGAGACGGTCGAGTATAAGAACCTCAAGTTCACCATGTgggatgtcggcggtcagcaAAAGTTGCGCTCCCTGTGGCACTACTACTACCAGGGCTCCAACGGCGTCATCTTTGTCGTGGACAGCAATGACCCGGAGCGAATGTCTCTagcgaaggaggagctggacaagatcttggccgaggaggagctgcgtaATGCAGTGCTTCTCGTGTTCGCAAATAAGCAGGATCTGCCCAATGCACTGACGACAACGCAGGTTACGGAGAAGCTTGGCCTTCAGAGCGTACGTAATCGGCGGTGGTACATTcaggggtgctgcgccacgacgGCGCAGGGCCTCTACGAAGGCCTTGACTGGCTGTCCAGCAACATCTCTGTCACCATGCAATAG
- a CDS encoding phosphatidylethanolaminen-methyltransferase-lik e protein, translating into MPYSATIPVAGSIHYRSIGMAAVAIAGLPTVWNVVARNEYRRHTIEKAVGSKKAGAYLLAAGIFVASVLRDYLFRNAMVHTPSSVFPILCTHAFGPDSAGFARSVMRGTGTALLLSGTTLVVSSFLRLGVTGTYLGDYFDILMDERVTAFPFSHFDNPMYLGATLNFLAASIIQNNAVGVLLTGLVALVYHVSTRYFESPFTAMIYSKRGGGPGSRCLGDEDDVGRQKHKNI; encoded by the coding sequence ATGCCGTACTCGGCCACGATCCCAGTAGCGGGCAGCATCCACTACCGCTCTATTGGCATGGCCGCTGTGGCCATTGCGGGGCTGCCGACGGTGTGGAACGTCGTTGCCCGTAATGAATACCGTCGTCACACGATTGAGAAGGCAGTGGGAAGCAAAAAGGCTGGCGCCTACCTCTTGGCGGCTGGCATCTTTGTCGCCAGTGTGCTGCGCGACTACCTATTTCGCAATGCCATGGTGCATACCCCGAGCTCTGTCTTCCCCATTCTCTGCACGCATGCCTTTGGCCCTGACAGCGCCGGTTTCGCGCGCAGCGTTATGAGGGGGACCGGTACTGCACTGCTACTGTCTGGCACGACGCTTGTTGTATCGTcctttctccgcctcggtgTCACGGGCACGTACCTGGGCGACTACTTTGACATCCTGATGGACGAGCGCGTAACTGCCTTTCCGTTTAGCCACTTTGACAACCCCATGTACCTCGGAGCCACGCTGAACTTCCTGGCCGCCTCCATTATCCAAAACAACGCTGTCGGGGTGCTACTCACGGGCTTGGTCGCGCTCGTGTATCACGTGTCGACCAGATACTTCGAGTCCCCCTTTACGGCCATGATCTACAGCAAGCGCGGGGGAGGCCCAGGAAGTCGCTGCCTCGGTGACGAAGATGACGTAGGAAGGCAAAAACACAAAAATATATAA